In Mustelus asterias chromosome 16, sMusAst1.hap1.1, whole genome shotgun sequence, one DNA window encodes the following:
- the LOC144505627 gene encoding protocadherin-10-like: protein MRYKIYWLLKCQLFYCVFTSWNLVFGQIRYSIPEELQLGAFVGNIADDLGLDIKQLSARSFRIAPGPRKQYVDINLDTGILFVKEKIDREQICGPSLSCVIPFDCLLENPLKLYQVAVEILDVNDNAPRFAKQLIRLEITENSTPGTRFFLESAHDPDIGTNSLQTYELLPNDYFVFDVQMRSEEGKMPVLVLQNSLDRETESSHMLTLIAKDGGVPVRSGTAQVSITVKDTNDNAPIFPQSVYRVTLLETAPTGTRVTILNATDLDDGSNGEIAYSLSSHTSARARETFEVDSKTGEIRLKGNLDYEENKVFEIIIQAMDKGPYPMSGHCDVLVDIIDVNDNAPEVTLRTLSNTVSEDAPVGTVVALFSAADKDSGRNGQVQCQISKKLPFKLDSSLKNYYELLVQHPLDRENASKYDVTITCTDAGNPPLTSRKTIRVEVSDINDNAPRFTESLYTASVMENNVIGASIFSITAFDPDVGQNARLKYSILETQVENASVSTYISINSETGVIIAQREFDYEKLKTVQFQARVMDSGNPPLASNVSVNVIILDQNDNVPVIVHPLAEYGSTVTETISRFAEPGYLVAKVSATDADAGQNARLSYSIFQATQHNLFTISPATGEIWTIRRIENKDASKQRLVIVVKDNGTPSLSAIVTIILTVVGGDTETFSSVSGSVEDPGFTPDLSLSVVIALGVISIIFLVILIILAVKVHQNRNVMGGRHCSLGTWCCIEKRQHLTGIEKTSRNLQIPPNYVEVFGGDPLSQRFRYESCSTLQSTKTDFITPSTRRSSTGKNYVKDESLRKDNHRMTNSENCGSPEFTEVSYFFELIFRYH from the exons ATGAGATATAAAATATATTGGTTGCTAAAATGCCAATTATTTTATTGTGTATTCACCTCGTGGAATCTAGTGTTTGGACAGATTCGTTACTCGATTCCTGAAGAACTGCAACTGGGCGCCTTTGTTGGGAATATCGCAGATGATTTGGGTTTAGATATAAAGCAGCTCTCGGCTCGCAGTTTTCGGATTGCACCCGGGCCCAGGAAACAATATGTGGATATAAATTTGGACACTGGCATTTTATTTGTGAAGGAGAAAATTGACAGGGAACAGATTTGCGGGCCTAGTTTGAGTTGTGTGATACCCTTTGACTGTTTGCTTGAAAATCCCTTAAAGCTGTACCAGGTTGCAGTGGAGATTCTCGATGTGAATGACAATGCTCCCAGGTTCGCAAAGCAGCTAATCCGTCTGGAAATCACAGAGAATTCCACGCCAGGAACGCGCTTTTTTCTCGAGTCCGCGCACGATCCGGACATTGGAACAAACTCCTTACAAACGTATGAGCTCCTTCCCAACGATTATTTTGTGTTCGATGTTCAGATGCGCAGTGAAGAAGGAAAGATGCCAGTATTGGTGCTGCAgaattccttggacagagaaaCGGAATCCAGCCATATGTTAACGTTAATAGCCAAGGATGGCGGTGTCCCAGTGAGATCCGGCACGGCTCAGGTCTCAATCACAGTAAAGGATACAAACGACAACGCCCCTATTTTTCCCCAGTCAGTTTACAGAGTCACCCTATTAGAAACAGCACCCACAGGAACGCGGGTAACAATATTAAATGCCACTGACTTGGACGACGGTTCCAATGGAGAGATAGCGTACTCGCTCAGTAGCCACACTTCTGCGAGAGCTCGGGAAACGTTTGAAGTAGATTCTAAAACTGGTGAGATTCGATTGAAAGGGAACTTGGACTATGAGGAGAACAAGGTTTTTGAGATTATTATACAAGCAATGGACAAGGGTCCATACCCAATGTCCGGGCACTGTGATGTTTTGGTGGATATTATTGATGTGAATGATAACGCGCCTGAGGTGACGTTGAGGACTTTGTCCAACACAGTCTCTGAAGATGCTCCAGTTGGAACTGTAGTCGCTCTGTTCAGTGCAGCAGATAAAGATTCGGGGAGAAATGGGCAGGtacaatgtcaaatttcaaagaaACTTCCCTTTAAACTCGATTCCTCTTTGAAGAATTATTATGAATTACTTGTTCAACATCCACTGGATCGTGAAAATGCCTCCAAGTATGACGTCACTATAACATGCACGGATGCAGGAAATCCTCCTCTAACGTCCAGAAAAACCATTCGTGTAGAGGTTTCAGATATAAATGACAATGCCCCACGCTTTACCGAGTCTTTATACACAGCAAGCGTCATGGAGAACAATGTTATTGGCGCTTCTATATTTTCCATTACAGCCTTTGATCCAGATGTTGGACAGAACGCTCGACTTAAATACTCTATCCTGGAGACACAAGTTGAGAATGCCTCCGTGTCCACTTACATCTCAATTAACTCGGAGACTGGGGTCATTATCGCTCAGAGAGAATTTGACTACGAAAAATTGAAAACCGTTCAGTTCCAAGCTCGGGTCATGGACTCTGGAAACCCACCACTCGCCAGTAATGTCTCAGTTAATGTTATTATCCTTGATCAGAATGACAATGTTCCAGTGATCGTGCACCCATTAGCCGAGTATGGCTCAACGGTAACAgaaacaatatccaggtttgcagAACCAGGCTACTTGGTTGCTAAGGTATCGGCCACTGATGCTGATGCCGGGCAAAACGCTCGCCTTTCTTATTCCATTTTCCAGGCTACCCAGCATAACCTTTTTACTATTTCACCAGCTACTGGCGAAATTTGGACTATCCGTCGTATTGAGAATAAAGATGCCTCTAAGCAAAGGTTGGTGATTGTGGTAAAAGACAATGGAACGCCATCACTTTCTGCCATAGTGACCATTATCTTAACTGTGGTAGGTGGTGACACTGAAACTTTCTCCAGCGTTAGTGGATCGGTTGAGGATCCAGGGTTCACTCCTGATCTGAGTCTTTCCGTGGTCATAGCATTAGGAGTAATTTCTATCATTTTCCTCGTCATTTTAATTATTCTCGCTGTGAAGGTTCATCAAAACAGAAATGTTATGGGAGGTCGGCACTGCTCCTTAGGTACTTGGTGCTGCATTGAAAAAAGACAACATCTGACTGGAATTGAAAAGACCAGTAGAAATCTTCAGATACCACCCAACTATGTTGAGGTATTTGGGGGTGATCCACTTTCTCAACGATTCCGCTATGAATCATGCTCAACATTGCAGTCAACCAAGACAGACTTCATAACTCCGAGCACACGCAGGTCATCTACAGGCAAGAATTATGTGAAGGATGAGTCTTTGAGGAAAGATAATCACAGAATGACTAATTCTGAAAACTGCGGCAGCCCTGAATTCACCGAG GTGTCATATTTCTTCGAACTGATCTTTAGATACCATTAG